Proteins encoded within one genomic window of Lynx canadensis isolate LIC74 chromosome B4, mLynCan4.pri.v2, whole genome shotgun sequence:
- the OLR1 gene encoding oxidized low-density lipoprotein receptor 1, which yields MIFDDLKSTTMKDQPDQKPNGEKAKGLYFLSSRWWCPAAVLLGVLCLGLLVTLIMLIMQVSQVSGLLKQHQANLTHQEIILEGQILAQQQAEKASQESEKELKEMIKNLTQKLDEKSKKQMELHHQNLNLQEALREAANFSAPCPQDWLWHEANCYVYSSGPFNWEKSQNHCLSLDAHMLKINSTDDLEFIQRASAHSSFPFWIGLSLRKPSSSWLWEDGSPLMPHLFRFQGSLSQRYTSGTCAYIQRGAVFADNCILTAFTICQKKANLVRAR from the exons atgatttttgaTGACCTTAAGAGTACGACTATGAAAGACCAACCCGACCAGAAGCCAAATGGAGAGAAAGCTAAAG gtctttattttctttcttctcggTGGTGGTGCCCTGCCGCTGTGCTTCTAGGGGTCCTTTGCTTGGGATTACTGGTGACTCTTATCATGCTGATAATGCAAG TATCACAGGTGTCTGGTCTCCTAAAGCAACATCAAGCAAACCTTACCCACCAGGAAATTATACTGGAGGGACAGATTTTAGCACAGCAGCAGGCAGAAAAAGCTTCCCAGGAGTCAGAAAAGGAACTCAAGGAGATGATAAAAAACCTTACCCAGAAGCTGgatgaaaaatcaaagaaacagatGGAACTTCATCACCAGAACCTGAATCTCCAAGAAGCTCTGAGGGAAGCAGCAAACTTTTCAG CTCCTTGTCCCCAAGACTGGCTCTGGCATGAAGCAAACTGTTACGTATACTCCTCTGGCCCATTTAATTGGGAAAAAAGCCAGAACCATTGCTTGTCTTTGGATGCCCACATGCTGAAAATTAACAGCACAGATGATCTG GAATTCATCCAGCGAGCAAGCGCCCATTCCAGTTTCCCGTTCTGGATAGGGTTGTCTCTGAGGAAGCCGAGCAGCTCATGGCTCTGGGAGGATGGCTCTCCTTTGATGCCCCACTT GTTTCGATTCCAGGGATCTCTTTCCCAGAGGTATACTTCAGGCACTTGTGCCTATATACAAAGGGGAGCTGTTTTTGCTGACAACTGCATTTTAACTGCATTTACTATATGTCAGAAGAAGGCAAATCTAGTGAGAGCACGGTGA
- the TMEM52B gene encoding transmembrane protein 52B: MVMQAQAVTASALVYFIQLPRARCEENCVSPEHCLTTDWVHLWYIWLLVVIGGLLLLCGLTSVCFRCCLSRQQNGEEEGRPPYEVTVLAFDHDSTLQSTITSLQSVFGPAARRILAVAHSHSPLGQLPPSLDTLPGYEEALHMSRFTVARCWPKTPDLPPVREEKQLSPVDESPRAGPSSN; encoded by the exons ATGGTGATGCAAGCCCAGGCCGTGACAGCCTCTGCCCTGGTGTATTTCATCCAG CTTCCTCGGGCAAGATGTGAGGAGAACTGTGTGAGTCCTGAACA TTGCCTGACCACAGATTGGGTACATCTCTGGTATATATG GTTGCTGGTGGTCATTGGCGGGCTGCTGCTTCTGTGTGGCCTGACTTCTGTGTGCTTCCGCTGCTGTCTGAGTCGCCAGCAAAACGGGGAAGAGGAGGGCCGGCCTCCCTATGAAGTGACAGTCCTGGCTTTTGATCATGACAGCACTCTCCAGAGCACTATCACTT CCTTGCAGTCGGTATTTGGTCCTGCAGCTCGAAGAATCCTGGCTGTGGCTCACTCCCACAGCCCCCTGGGCCAACTGCCTCCCTCTTTGGACACCCTCCCAGGGTATGAAGAAGCTCTTCACATGAGTCGCTTCACCGTTGCAAGGTGTTGGCCGAAAACACCTGACCTTCCCCCAGTGCGAGAAGAAAAGCAGCTGTCTCCAGTGGACGAGTCTCCTCGAGCAGGACCCTCTTCCAACTGA